A single Ziziphus jujuba cultivar Dongzao chromosome 11, ASM3175591v1 DNA region contains:
- the LOC107433378 gene encoding autophagy-related protein 8i, with product MGKIKSFKQQYSLDERVEESKNIIAKYPDRVPVIIERYSRTDLPEMEKKKYLIPRDMSVGQFIHVLSSRLHLTPGKALFVFVKNTLPQTASCMDAVYETYKDDDGFLYMCYSCEKTFG from the exons ATGGGGAAGATCAAATCTTTCAAGCAGCAATATTcattgg ATGAACGAGTCGAAGAATCGAAGAATATCATTGCAAAATACCCAGACAGAGTTCCT GTGATCATTGAAAGGTATTCAAGGACAGACCTGCctgaaatggaaaaaaagaa ATACCTGATTCCTAGAGACATGTCAGTTGGACAATTTATCCATGTATTAAGCAGCAGGTTGCATTTGACTCCTGGCAAAGCTCTATTTGTATTTGTGAAGAACACATTACCCCAAACAG CAAGCTGTATGGACGCTGTGTATGAAACTTACAAGGATGACGATGGATTTCTTTATATGTGCTACAGTTGTGAGAAAACCTTTGGCTaa